TAAAAATGTCACAACACacagatattttaaaaaaatatcataagcataataataaaaattatgtaaaaggTGAGTTTGATGAGTAATCCAAAAAGtaagtttcatttttagttttttagttaTTCATGCCACTCatttttcatgtaatttttatttttatttttttcaaaattagttCTCATGGTCTTCACAATGTCAAAAACAGATAAAGACCTtcggataattttttattttttttacatttgtattgtttttgaattttttattgattcttacaactttgaatgtttgttaaaATCTATGACGTATTTTCAAATCATATAAATCCATAAAATATCTTCaaacttataaattttcatatcatataaatcctttaaaattcaaaaaaaattcttgaatataaaagtttaaaaaatcgCATTTTCAgcttttaaaataacttatatgCTTTAATTTGCTTATTAGCTGCTATTAGTTTTACCAAACACACAATTTAAAGATAGAtagcattaattaaaaaatgattaaaatattaaagatcTAAATTGCTTTTCTTTTGTACATAATTTCTCAAGACACTTGtaataagataatatatatatatatatatatatatatatatatatatatatatatataattgtaaaaaaaaaagttatagtctAACATATTATATTCATACATGATATCTATTATTGATTGAAAAACATGTGGGTCTCATCATCTTAAGGagtaaaaacattaaataagaaatgaaatgaACATTTCAAATCTTATGagtttcaattgaaaaaaatgttaatgaaGATGTTACTTGtatttctcttttcaaaaataaggATTCAAATTAATAATACGGGATTGATAAGTTGTTAATACATTGAGAGACAGAAAAGGAATACAATGAAAAAAGGCTGTGAattatatttagttatttactaatttacaattctttatttcgtaatttttttatctgagCAACCTAGTTTCTTTGAAAATTGTAATACAAGTTaataaaatggaaaatatttaatgtttaatattttggattttgaaatctatatatgtaaaaattataaaatatttttatctcattaaatatgaaaatgttagcctcttatttaaaagttaataacatGTAATATTACTCAAGCTTCTTCCTTTTCAGCCATGGAAAATagtagtttttttcttcttatgatATGTTTGGCACACGaaaaataacatgaaaattgaaaagtgaaagaagagataaaggaaatatttgaaattaaatttatttgctaaataaaaaatataaaagaaagaaatataacgtcacatgaaaagaaaaatcatggaTAAAAATTATAGTCTATAATATttctgaaaaaatattatataagtttttacaaaattatgacaaaaaaattcaaattaactaagtttttataaattataattagatcAATGTGTATCTTATGATACAAcacctatttttttatgagaataaattaatttttttattatcaacgTATTTCAGTATATACAGAGTGGGGGtattatatgaaaatatcattttatgtgAGAATGAAAATAATCAATCTCAACCgttggattaaaataaaatgtcaagattaaaacattttaaatttaaattaaagttttatttaaccataaattttttaaaatatttatcaaacagGAAATCAAATATgataaagatttaatttatatcatcctaaaatattttaaacttattaTCACCATGACCACCGTCACCACTGTCATGACTGCTTTCGCCATAACTAACATGATCGTCACCGCAACCACTGCCACTACCAGTATAACTGTTGTCACTATTACTTCCACCACCATGATAACTATTGTCCCGTTACTTCCACCACCACTGTGATTGTTTCCTTGACTACTATCATAACTAGTAATACAATCTCAACAAGTGACATCAACAAATATCATGTTGGTGGTGACGACGATAGTCATAGCAGTGATCACTGTGATGATTGTTGTGATAACGATCTtgacatagaataaaaaaattgataaatgacataaattaaatcttttaaaaaattgataaatggttaaataaaactttaatttgaatttaaaatattttaattttgatctttcattttaatctaatgattaagattaataattttcattctcacataaatgataatatataaagagcgagagagaaaatatataatatgagaTTGAAGAGTTAAACGTGAACAGTACAACTATATATGAAAGATTAAGATTTAATgttatgtgattttttaaaaatttattactttataaaaaaaaacccacatgttttaattctgaccATTCTTATCGACCAAAAAAAGAGACCATTCATGTCAAATCTAACGGTCAATATTTACTCCTATGACTCTCACATAAGAAAGACCCTcttactatatatattttacatatgAAATGAGACTCACTTACTCCACTCTAGTTAGAGTTACTTCTTATTTTGagcatccattttttttatctaatggttaagatgaattaattattaaaagaatGAATAATGAGAAAAGAATTACtcttaaaataagtatatatcatcattaaatcacaacttatcatacatgataaatttattaactttaatgataattactttaaaaattatattaccaataaattattattgaataacgatataaaaatatatttttacacttCCATTGACCATTAAAGTCTAGATATATACTGAGGAGGCAATTTCCCCAATACCCCTAAGATGCATTTGCCCAGCCTCAAATTAACTCTTTCATTGTGCCACTGAACCACTTATTGTTGTCTTCTCTAAGCCATTGATTTGCTCTAATTAAAGGCTCCACACCATATTTGCTCCCATTTACTCCCTCCGTTACCATATCTGCACAAGACTCTACACATAGGTAAGAAAGAATCAACCCTAATAATTTGTTGTTTCTCTAATAATCGATTTTAATTAGAGAATTAATTTTCATCAATATGATAattgattgtttttatttaaaattgattttagcaTGTAGTATATTGGAAATCGACTTTCATATgtgaaaatcattatttttatttctctttttttttttattcaccaTTCTTTGTCCTATGCCAAATATTGGATAGGAACACGCACgttgtataattatatttttctatttattacattttatttgCGTGTAAATATGTTAGAAGAcagtttcaatatatatatatatatatatatataaagagacacTTACAAATGAAGgaggtaggaaaaaaaaaaaagaaacaaagatgTGAGTTTGTTAAAAACGTGTGCTATTTTGGATTTACATATAGAAGAAGATGTGACATACATAAGTTTGTTTGTAGGAAGAGAAAGGTGTTTGTTGCATATGCTGCCAACAGTTGGTGTCTCAAAAATCTTACCGTCCATTTTCACGTTACGAGCTTGGTTGGTTCTCTAAACTCCATCCACCGAAATCAAAGCTACACCTTTCGTCCTGCAACAATTTTTTAGCTCTTAGATATGATACtcatctttcctttttttctctctactcTGTATGTCTTTCCTTAAACAAATATTGTTCTAATTCTTTAGTTACCTCACACATTCACCTCTTTTCAACATTTTCATTCACTTCCCTCGATTTGTTTCCAATACATTGCCTCCACTATCGCAAGAAGGTTTGTTTTTCGCCTTATTGCAATTTGGATTTCCCTTAAAACATTGAAATATATCTCTGCCCCTTAGCgttcaagtttaattttttatttatttatttcatattcaggttgtttttgtttgtttgtttgttgcaTTAGAAAAACTCAATTTGTGGGTATTGATGATAAACTTGTGGTGTCTCTGACCCTACTTGCTTTTTCAATGGCTTGGAAAAGAGTTTTTTCTTTCTACCATAGGGTTATTAATTTGTTGCTTCTAGGATAATTTCAAGTAAgttaatatgttaaataaaaaattgtaccatcaaaattttgttaaactAATAATGTTTCTTTCCTGCAATTGTGTGTGGGAATACTGGAAGGAAGGGAACGTTGGATGTGTTAACTCATAATCCTAAATTTGCAGGATGGGAAGAGTTAAATTGAAGATCAAGAAATTAGAAAGCATAAGCAATCGGCATGTGACTTATTCAAAGCGAAAAAgtggaattataaaaaaagcaaAGGAATTATCAATACTGTGTGATATAGATATCATCCTTCTTATGTTTTCTCCAACAGGAAAGCCTACATTACTACAAGGAGAACGCAGGTAGTAATAATGATCAATCATTTTTGTTTAGTACCGAGAATGTATGATATTGTAGCTTAATTTACTAAACggtattaaaaactaaatcatACAACTACTAACTAGTTTGCCTTGATTTTAACCTGACTTTCACATTTAacgttcatttttataattttttcttattcatgCCAAAACCAAACGTATAAGTTCAAACAACTCTATTAACTTTTTTAGAAAAGCGGAATAGGCCACATTCGTTGAATCTTGGacactaatttaaaattcaccTTTAAAgtcttgaaattaaaaatattaaatccatgtattttttaatgattttgcaTACTGGTTATTATTTCCAGCAATATTGAAGAGGTCATCGCAAAATTTGCTCAACTTAGCCCACAAGAAAGGGCCAAAAGGTTTaccaaattattttatgaagtttttatttttcatttatctgTGTGACAAATAAATTAATCTATTTTCTCATTTGATTGAGCAGGAAAATGGAGAGCCTTGAAGTaagattatgttttttttcttctcatataTGCCTTTTACATATATTACTTTTGTTGCGTTAAATGTGTCTTTTATGTTGTCTCTCCAACTTCTCGTGTTGCTTAGAATTAtggttttgtttaaaatttaggcACTAAAGAAAACCTTTAAGAAGTTGGACCATGACGTAAAAATTCAAGATTTCTTAGGTTCAAGGTAATTTATTGTGATTATCAAATTATCAATATCTTTTATGTAAAGGCTTAATTTTAAAggttataagttttatttttctacctTGCAGCAGTCAAACAATGGAGGTACAATTTCTTCATAGACATCATtatgtttaataataatttcagaGACTTAAGTTAGCAGATGAACATCCAAAATGTTATAACCCTCATGCAGGAATTATCTCACCAAGTCAAGGTTTTACAAGCTCATATCACAGAAGTACAACAGAGACTGAGGTGCAACTTTGGAGCTTTTGGTTGTTaaagtatttctttttctttttggttttacaaGCTCTCTTGTTGAACTATTATTCACATGACCTCTAACTTTCAGGTTTAGTGTTTTGCAATCACTGGGTTTTTCTTTCCCGCATATAGTATGCTTATGTATCATTTTCTTGTGTATTTGAACTTTGACATATTCGTTTTGCTTATATTCTTGATCACTCCTTACACAAATTCTTTTAGATGATACCACTTAACATTTCTCAAGCATgtctaaaattgatttaattttatttcaaacatgtttatatGGTTGGTGCTTGGGTTTAGTGTTTAAgcattattgatatttttttaatctctttgaCATTTAAATTTTCTCTATATAAAGTGATTAATTAGAGCATTAAAGAGATGAAAGAGAACTAATGATAATGCAAAATGTTATTATATCCCTTTTCCTTAACAAAATACTAACACATTACATGAAAATGTCAAGAAATGTATATGTGaaacttaattttttctttcagaaATGAAACTAGTACAGTTGATACTTAGTTGTTAAGTTTTGTTAGTAGTTAAATTGTgactaaaatattataaattggtTGATAGACTTGCAAAAGTAAAGAgattgttattttcattttacgCATTATTCACCGTTTATGTTTTAGTAATAAGTGAGAAAAAATCCAATCAAATTTCACCTTTTGCATCACATCTTCTTCCATCTACGGATGTGGATTACACCTTAAATTTTCACAACTAGGACTTTGTTTAGGTTAGAAAAAGTGTAACCATTATACTAGTTGACATTTTAAATATCTAGATTTTCATAGTTATAAAACAATTCCTATGCAATTGGACTCAAATCTACTTTGTAATTTTGAACAGTTCATATACATTAAATTTCATTGAACTTCTACCTTATTTTTCTCTGCCAATAATAACATGATCATAACATAAACATAATATTAcggaaaattgatgttgttatgCATGATTTGTGGATCATGAAAGTTTGAGTATCCATCATAGAGTAATATTGTTTTacatttgcaatttttttagcTATTGGAATAATCTAGAGAAGATCAATAACTTAGAACATCTTAGACAAATGGAAGACTCACTACGGGAATCAATCAATCGAGTAAGCCTACAAAAAGTAAgattttttgtttcatgtagaCTAATCATATTGTTCTCTTAACTTCAAATGTCAATATACCAGTCTATTAAATAACTACTAAAATATTAgctttgtatttttaaatgtttgcaTTTTTTCCTAAATTTGACCTAATTACTTGAGTTTTCCATTGGCAGGAAAATTTAGGAAAGCACCAACTCATTTCACTGGAATGTGCTAACCAGGTAGCAAATGTTGTACTCTGTTTTTGTGTGTCaatatctctttttcttttctcagaATACTTATTTGGGATAATGTTACTTCATAGTTGCAGGAAGGGATGACATTACCTTTGATGATGACAAGTTTACAAGAATCCCAACCTCTATCTTGGCTTTTGAATAATGATAATCATCAGTTGATGTTACCCAACGAACCAAAATTTCTATCCTTTAGGTGGGTTAATTCTTATGAATCTTGCATTCTCAATTTCACAGAGCTTTGGACTTCTCTTGAGCTAACATAAGTTAAAGTATTGAAGTGGATTCTTGTTAAAGTATTGAAGTGGATTCTTcttatgaaaattatatatacattttaaccATCTAATGAATCGATATTCCGATTAATATGTTTCATTAGAGttctaattttatcaattttctatCTAAAATTGGCACATATTGT
This region of Glycine soja cultivar W05 chromosome 17, ASM419377v2, whole genome shotgun sequence genomic DNA includes:
- the LOC114392391 gene encoding agamous-like MADS-box protein AGL65 isoform X3 — protein: MLPTVGVSKILPSIFTLRAWMGRVKLKIKKLESISNRHVTYSKRKSGIIKKAKELSILCDIDIILLMFSPTGKPTLLQGERSNIEEVIAKFAQLSPQERAKRKMESLEALKKTFKKLDHDVKIQDFLGSSSQTMEELSHQVKVLQAHITEVQQRLSYWNNLEKINNLEHLRQMEDSLRESINRVSLQKENLGKHQLISLECANQEGMTLPLMMTSLQESQPLSWLLNNDNHQLMLPNEPKFLSFSDNTNRDVECSTDISLPNYFGHIGSNKLEVGSSPQVTTMGQGGGTMNELNGTTYLNVQHCDQFAYPPPPDIEEVKHFPSMDNKSNIVDYQVNNNFDLPRSLFENGHQFWNSASGSCGIAMYNENDYHR
- the LOC114392391 gene encoding agamous-like MADS-box protein AGL65 isoform X1, producing the protein MLPTVGVSKILPSIFTLRAWMGRVKLKIKKLESISNRHVTYSKRKSGIIKKAKELSILCDIDIILLMFSPTGKPTLLQGERSNIEEVIAKFAQLSPQERAKRKMESLEALKKTFKKLDHDVKIQDFLGSSSQTMEELSHQVKVLQAHITEVQQRLSYWNNLEKINNLEHLRQMEDSLRESINRVSLQKENLGKHQLISLECANQLQEGMTLPLMMTSLQESQPLSWLLNNDNHQLMLPNEPKFLSFSDNTNRDVECSTDISLPNYFGHIGSNKLEVGSSPQVTTMGQGGGTMNELNGTTYLNVQHCDQFAYPPPPDIEEVKHFPSMDNKSNIVDYQVNNNFDLPRSLFENGHQFWNSASGSCGIAMYNENDYHR
- the LOC114392391 gene encoding agamous-like MADS-box protein AGL65 isoform X2, which encodes MLPTVGVSKILPSIFTLRAWMGRVKLKIKKLESISNRHVTYSKRKSGIIKKAKELSILCDIDIILLMFSPTGKPTLLQGERSNIEEVIAKFAQLSPQERAKRKMESLEALKKTFKKLDHDVKIQDFLGSSQTMEELSHQVKVLQAHITEVQQRLSYWNNLEKINNLEHLRQMEDSLRESINRVSLQKENLGKHQLISLECANQLQEGMTLPLMMTSLQESQPLSWLLNNDNHQLMLPNEPKFLSFSDNTNRDVECSTDISLPNYFGHIGSNKLEVGSSPQVTTMGQGGGTMNELNGTTYLNVQHCDQFAYPPPPDIEEVKHFPSMDNKSNIVDYQVNNNFDLPRSLFENGHQFWNSASGSCGIAMYNENDYHR
- the LOC114392391 gene encoding agamous-like MADS-box protein AGL65 isoform X4: MGRVKLKIKKLESISNRHVTYSKRKSGIIKKAKELSILCDIDIILLMFSPTGKPTLLQGERSNIEEVIAKFAQLSPQERAKRKMESLEALKKTFKKLDHDVKIQDFLGSSSQTMEELSHQVKVLQAHITEVQQRLSYWNNLEKINNLEHLRQMEDSLRESINRVSLQKENLGKHQLISLECANQLQEGMTLPLMMTSLQESQPLSWLLNNDNHQLMLPNEPKFLSFSDNTNRDVECSTDISLPNYFGHIGSNKLEVGSSPQVTTMGQGGGTMNELNGTTYLNVQHCDQFAYPPPPDIEEVKHFPSMDNKSNIVDYQVNNNFDLPRSLFENGHQFWNSASGSCGIAMYNENDYHR